The DNA window CATTTTACCCATAACACCACCGGTGCTGTTAGCGGTAACAATGAGGACAGGGTTCAAGCCAAGCTGTTCAGCAGTAATCTTTTGCAGTCCGCCGAACATAGCGTTGGAGGATGTATCACTACCGGTCAGGAACACCCCTAACCAACCGAGCATAGCAGCAAAGAAGGGATAGGCCGATCCTGTTCTGGTGAAGGCCAAACCGAGGATAGCATCGGTTCCGGCGTAACGTGTCAAGTATCCTAATCCTAAAACGGAGCAGATAACGGTGATGGGAACAACCATCCGTTTAGCTGTCATACTGAAGGCTTGAACCCATTGAGCTGCCGAAAGTCTCAGAATAAAGATATTGGAAAGAATTGCAGCCAGCATAATTCCTGTACCGGCCATGGTTAGAATATTCCAGCTGTAGATTGCAGACATCGTTGCATCGGCGCTACCGACCGGTGGCGTATGGTGAATAAATCCATGAACATAAGGCACTGGGAATGAGGGGTTAAAGAGTCCATTCAAGAATTTCTTAACATCACCCAGTCCCCAGAGGAATACTGCAATCGCGAGGAATACCCAAGGCATCCAGGCGGTGATAAGTTCCTTCATGCTATGCTTGGGAACTTCAATCTTCTTCTTGTTCAGCTGGGTCGCAGCACCTTGATTTTCATGTGCATCATCATGGCCCATAATATTCTTGGGAGCCCATACTTTTAAGAAGAGTGCGGTTACAACCATACTGACGATACCGGAACCGATATCAACCAGCATGACGTTTCCGGCTTGGGACATCGCAAACTGAGTAATAGCGAAAGAAAGACCGGAAACTAAAGTGGCGGGCCACACTTCCCAAACATCTTTCCAGGATCCTTTATCCATGAAGACGAGGGTGGCAACAAGCCAGAAAGGAACGATAACGGAGAAGAATGGAAGCTGACGTCCGGCTTGCATACTGATCAATTCTGCAGGAATACCGGTAACTTGACCCAAGGTAAGGATTGGTGTACCAATAGCACCCCAAGCAACAGGAGCCGTATTAGCGATCAAGCAGATTACCGCAGCGGTCATAGGACGGAAGCCTAAGCCCACCATGATCGCACCGGACACAGCAACCGGAGTACCGAATCCGGAAGCACCTTCAATGAAAGCACCAAAGCTGAAAGCAATCAGCAGGGCTTGCAGACGACGGTCAGGTGATAGAGATGCTACAGAGTTTTTGAGAATTTCAAATTTACCCGTGATTAAAGTAGTATTGTAAAGAAAAATTGCGCCGAAGATAATCCATCCGATGGGGAACAGTCCACTTAATGCGCCATAACCAAAGGCTGCTAAAGTGGCGGGAACAGGCATCTTCATCATAAAGATGGCTACTAAAATAGCTACGATAGCTGCTGTAACAGCTGCATAGGGGGCAAAGATACCAAGATGCTTATTCCCTTGTTTGTCCTTGTGCGGATGTAATGCGAGTAAATAGAGTAACACAATAATCGGTAGCGCTGCTAAGAACGTCGATAGCCACACATTACCTGTGGGGTTATAATTTTGAAAATAATCCATTGTTGGTTGACGCCTCCTTTTGTTAATCCCCTCTTTGATTCTGTCCATCTTGTTGTATAAAGGGACATGCGGTAACTAATTAGGATTGGATTGGATTGGATTGGATTGGGTCGGATTAGGATAAGATTGGAAAACATTAGACTATTAAGGTCTCGGATTAGGATAAATATAAAAGTGCATATTCTTTAAGCTCTTTCTATGGCATTCCCCCCTTCAAGTTCCGAAGTATCCAACTACTTCCAATAATCAGAAAATTACCTTTGTTTAGTTTCTTTAATTCGACGGACTAAAGCGTATCCCTTCTTCGTGAAATAAATAATTTCTAAAAATTTTAATAATTAATTCTATTCTGGGAGTTATGCTTGTAATAATAATACGCATATCATCAGCCGAACTGACCACTAGACCAAAAATAATTTTAAAACACTGAGCGAAAGAATTCGACGTTATTTTGTCAAATCCTTCTCATTTGCGCAAGTTTTTTAAATTATTAATTATTTTACCTATAGTCAAAATATTCGGTTTCCTAAGTAAATAGTCTCCCCAGATGCAAAAAAGAACCGTTTAATTAGCTAAACGGTTCTTTTTGCTTTATTGGAAGTATTCCATTCATCAGTTAAACATCTTACGATTTGCTTATCTCATGGATCAACTCCAGAAAATTAGGAAAGGAAACCGCTGCTGCTTCGATGCCTTCCAGACTTATTCCTTCCTCGGCAAGCAGACCTGCCACCACCCAAGCCATCGCCAGCCGATGATCGCCGTGACTATGAGCAGCTCCCCCGCGTAAGCTTTTAGCCCCTTGAATCCGCAAGCCGTCGGGAAGCTCTTGAGCGTTCCCACCCAGAGCCTGCAGACCCTGGACGACCGTCTCTATCCGATCTGTCTCTTTGACCCGCAGCTCGGCGGCATCACGAATCGTGGTCTCACCTTGGGCAAAGCTGGCCGCCACTGCCAAAACAGGGACTTCATCGATGAGCTTAGGAATCATTTCTCCCTGAATCTCAATGCCATGGAGCTGGGCCGGCCGTACGCGCAGATTGGCCCGCGGCTCACCGCATTCTTCCCGTTCTTCTTCTACCTGAATATCCGCTCCCATTTGCCAGAGAGCGTCCAGAATCCCTGTCCGGGTGGGATTCATCCCCACATTCTTAATCAGGAGCTCTCCCTGGGGAATGAGGGTTCCCAGGACCAGGAAAAAGGCAGCAGAGGAAATATCCCCCGGCACCGATACCTCTTGTCCGGATAAGGTGGCTCCTCCCCTTACCTTGGCGGTACAGCCTTCACTTTTCAGATCCACGCCAAAGCCCCTCAGCATTCGCTCCGTATGATCCCGGGAAAGGAATGGTTCTGTGACCATCGTCTCCCCTTCTGCTCTTAACCCGGCCAGCAGAATGGCAGATTTGACCTGGGCGGAAGCCACAGGTGAACGGAATTGAATCCCCTGCAAGAGACCGCCTTGAATGGTCAAGGGGGCATATTTTCCTTCCTGCCGGCCGAGGATGCGCGCCCCCATCTCCTGCAAAGGAAGGGTTACCCGGGCCATGGGCCGGGACCTGATGGAAGAATCCCCGGTCAAAGTCGCGCTGAAGGGACAGCCTGCTAAAACGCCTAGCATGAGCCTCATCGTGGTTCCTGAATTCCCCACATCCAAAATATCCTGGGGTTCATGCCAATTCTCAAAGCCCCGGCCTCTGATCCAGACTTCCGCATCCCGCCGTTCCCATTCTACCCCCAGTGTCTTCAGGCATTCCAGCGTACTTAAACAATCCTGTCCCAGCAAAAAATTCGTAATATGGGTTTCACCCTGAGCCATCCCGCCGAACAAAGCAGCCCGATGGGATATGGACTTATCTCCAGGGACCTCTATTTCACCTTGAATTCGCCGCATAGGATTAATCCGTATTCCTTTAGGCTCATTATTTGTTTGCATCTGATTCCCTCCGGTTCAGCATTTGACTCCTGGCCCCTTGAGCCCTCTCAAACACTTTAAGCAGCTCTTCGCCATCAGCGCCTGCGATGATCTCCCGAATCTCCTTAACCTTTTCTTCCCAGATATCCAGAGAGCGGAGAATTGCCGGGGCGTTGGAAAACAATATATCCCTCCACATTTCCGGCGAACTATCCACCAGCCGCGTAATTTCTCGGAAGCTCCGACCGGCTATTTCAAGGGGTTTCCCCCTTAGATTCCCTTCTGATGCAGTTAAGGCCAGCGCCAGGGACAGCACATGAGGCAGGTGACTGATCAAGGCCACTTCATCATCGTGATCCTCAGCTTCCCGCAAGACGATTCTAGCACCAAGCCCCTGGACCAATTGGGAAAACTTTTCCACCATCTCCTGGGGACAAGATGGGGGAGGGGTAATCACATAAGGGTAACTCTGGAATAAATCCGGTTTAGCCGCTTGAAATCCCTGCTGCTCTGATCCTGTCATCGGGTGACCCCCAATAAAGTAGACCGAATTCATCTGATTGGCTGCCCGGCATATGTCTATTTTTACACTTCCTACATCCGTGATCAGGCTGCCGGCAGGCACACAACCGACGACCTGAGCAAAACTTTCAGCCAGCAGGGAAATTGGTGTGGCCAGGATAACCAGATCCACATCAAGGCTCTCCGGTATATCCTGCCAGCCCTCTTTGATCCATTCCCGGGCCTTTGCTTCTTTCAGACTTTCTTCATTGTGTTCTACAGCGCAGACAGACCAGCCCTGCCCTGCTAAGGCACCTGCCCAGGACCCGCCAATCAGGCCGAGGCCGATGACGCAAGCACGGGGCTGCCTTTGCCCTGTCCATCCTCCGGACAAAACAGTTTCCCGACCTTTTTCCATTACCGGCGAGCCCCTTTCAGCGGTCTGCCCAGTGCTTGCGACAGAACAGCCAATTCCTCCATCATGGCGGCGAAATTAGCCAGGGTTAAAGATTGCTTGCCGTCGGATACGGCCTTTTCCGGCTGAGGATGCACCTCAACAATGATACCATCCGCCCCGGCCGCTACTGCGGCTTTCGTCATGGCAGGCACCAGATTCCAACGTCCGGTTCCGTGACTGGGGTCAACAATAACCGGCAGATGGGAAAGGGACTGAAGAGCGGGAACCATACTTAAATCCAAGGTATTCCGGGTATACGTCTCAAAGGTACGAATCCCCCGCTCACAGAACATGACCTGGTAGTTGCCCCCATCCATAATGTACTCTGCGGCCATCATCCATTCTTCAAGGGTCGCCGAGGGTCCTCGTTTCAAGAGAATGGGTTTATTGGTTTTGGCCACTTCTTTAAGGAGGAAGAAGTTCTGCATATTGCGGGCCCCGATTTGCAGGATATCTGCGTAATGGGCTACAAGTTCCACATCCCGCACATCCACTACTTCGGTGATCACCAGCAATCCCGTCTCTTCCCTGGCCTCGGCGAGAAGTTTTAAGCCTTCCTCTTCCAAACCCTGAAAAGCATAAGGGGAAGTACGGGGTTTAAAGGCTCCCCCCCTTAAAAAGGTGGCCCCTGCTTCTTTAACAGCATGGGCAGTCTCGATAATCTGGGCCCGGCTTTCCACACTGCAGGGTCCTGCCATCACGTGAATTTCTTCGCCGCCGATCTCGTGATCGCCGATCTTGATAATGGTATTCCCGCTCTGGAATTCACGGCTGACAAGCTTGTAGGGTGCCAGAATCGGAACCACTTTTTCTACCCAAGGCAGGGCTTCCAGATCCAGAGCTTTCAACCGGGAGCGATCCCCTACGGCACCGATGATGATCTTCTCCACCCCTTGAGACAGGTGAATTTTGAATCCCTCCTGGCTTAAACGCTCATTGATTTCCTGAACTTCCGCCTCACCGGCTCCACGCTTTAATACAATAATCATAATGTTCCACTCCTTAACTACCATCCTACATTTTTTATACTACTCACCGGCAAGGCGAGCAAAATCTGCCCTAATACAACTCTACTCAACAAGATCTCTGCGTAAATTAACGGCATCCCTTAGATAAACCGGATGAATTTCTTCCTGGGTCAAAGCAGACTCCACATGAAGCAGCACGCGGATACACATAGGCAGCGAACCCGGAACAGGAATTTCATTCAGGCAGATCATAGGGACCCGGTCCCAGCCCAGCTGGCGGGCGAAAGTCGCAGGGAATGCTGCATCAATATCCTTGGTCAGGGTGAAGATGGCACTGATAATATCCGTTGTTGCTAAAGAATTGCGCTTGATTATCTCCTGCAAAAGTTCTTGTGTCCCTGCACGGATGTGCTCAGCACTATTTTCTTGAATCGTAATAGCACCACGTATACCACGAACCCTTGTCACATTGGTTCACCTCCCTTTTAACCCTTGATTTCTTTCGGCGCCGCCCTATGTCCCAGGCCTACCGCCACCTCATCCAAGTGCAATAAGCCTACGCCGAAGAAGACCGCTACCGATAAATGTTCATCTCTTCTGGCAATGCCTATTTTTCCACCGATATTTAATCCCATGGCCTTTGGCATAATCTGGCTCAAAGCTTCCCGGGTAGCACCGGCAACGGCTCCTTCATCACCATGGGTTTCTTGAATGACCCCTTCCCGTTTCGCGGCAACAATGGCTCTTTCCACGATTTTTTTAATAGCTGTAAGATATTCGCCCCCATAATCCACCGCCACAGTACGAATGCCGTGGCGTCCAAAACCGTCCTTCAAGTGAACTTCCTCTTCACGGCTTTCCGCCATAGCCATCCGCATCGCCGCCATAGCAATTTTCTTACTTTCAGCAACCATTTTATTCCTTCCTTTCCCCAAAGGGATTCCTTGGCTTAGATTAACCCATCCTTAATAGTACTACACTATGTGCTTTAAGCACATTAGGACATTTTGCCTAAAAAAGAAAACAAAAAAGACACCTACGGTGTCTAATTCTCTAAATCACCGTCCTACCATCCTTCCTTTATTCAATTTAGGTGTAAAAAATAGAAAACCACAACCGTCCTACACTATGCCCTACACCAGCTGTCGGATTAGATATTAAATTGTATTATATAATGCATCGGGATCATTTTCAACCTATTTATCAATAACTCTATTTGGTAATCGACCGAGGCAAGAAAAAGCAGGCCCATCTTCCCAGAGGACCTGCGTCAACCATTCCTTAAGCCTGATTGTCTTTGACTTTCTTGATTCTAAGCACTTTACCCGCGGCAAAAGCAATGACTGCCGCAACTGCACTGAACAGTGCTCCCATCTTTGCTGCTCCCTGCAGGCCCGGCTCCATAAAGGCTACACCTGAGACGAATAAGGCGACGGTAAGTCCCATAGCCGCTACCACACCTGCCACAAAGAGCTCTTTATACCCCATGCCTTTGGGGAAAGGAAAACCGATGACTGTAGCCCAAGACCCCATGAGGAATATTCCTATGGTCTTTCCGCCGATGAGGGCGGTGAAAACGAGCCAAGTGAGGGTGTTGATTTCTGAGAATTCCACCCCGGCATTGGTTAAGCCAAATAAAAGCAGGCCAAAGTCCACGAAGATTTTCCACTCATGCTCAAATGTTTTCAGGGTGGAATGATCCTGGGGATCATCTTCAAATAAGCCGAATTCCTCCCGGGGAGGATGGGGCAGAAAAGGAACAATAAACACCAGAGCCAAAGCCGGGTGAATATGCGCCAGATAAAGACCGGCCCAGCTCAGCATTCCCCCCAAGACGATATAAGGCCAGTAGCTCTGAACATTTTTGCGTCTAAGCAGATAAGCAACCAGCATCCCCGCCGCAGTGAGCAATAACCAGATCGGCGCCACCGGGTTGGCGGGATCAGGGTAGAAGCAGGCAATAATCATCAGACCGATGCCATCATCGACAATAGCCAGGAGCAGCAAGAAAGAGACCGCAGCATGCTGAGCTCCAAACACTACCCTGGCCACCAGCCAGGCTAAGGCGATATCGGTGGCTGTAGGGATACCCCAGCCTCTGGCAAACTCAGGACTCCCGATCAGGGCATTTAAACCAATAAATACAACGGCTGGGCCCAAAACTCCGCCAAGGGTGGCCATTAGAGGATTGATCGCCCTTTTAAGGGGATTTAAACTTCCTCCGGGCAGCAGGCTTTGGGTAATTTCTATCGCAGCCATGGCAAAAAAGAACACCATAAAGATATCATTAACAAAGAAATGGAGGGATATATGGCCCACAATTTCATTGTGAACAAAATGATGGTAGTTCTCCGGTGCTGAATTAGCCCACACAAGGGCGATAAGGACACCTAGGATTAAGGGTATTGAAAACTCCTGTAAAAAATTGAGCGTCTTTTTCTGGGTACTCACTGGCCTTCCTCCTCAAGTAAAATAATGGGTACATGTTAGTTTATATTTTCACGCCTTACAAAAGGCGCAATTACCAAAGTCTCGTCCAGCCTCCCCCATAGGGCAAAAAAGCACACAAAAAAAAGAGTAGTCCAAAAAGGAACTACTCTCCCCTAAGAAGTTCTAACTACTTGCAGCCTGGCGATCCTAGCCGGTCTTGTGCAACGACCTTAGACCCATAGCTTTAGCGTCCTCTGCTTTCGCAAAGTTTGCCCCAACCATTAATGATATATAATCTTTAGATACTTTAATATAGCATAGCTAAACCGCCCCAGGCAATAAAACGGGGTAAATTTCTACAAATCTCTTATTCGGCAGATATTATAATTGCGTACTGAACAAGACCACATCTCTCTATTATTTACCTATACTTCAGCGCCCGACTCTTAAGGTTTGACTATTATGCTCGATGATTAGGGTCTGATTAAGCCGCGGCTCTGTCAGGGCTGAATCTTTCTTAATCACCTGGATGCGAACAATAGCGGAGACATTGGTTCCATCCAACTGAATTACTCCTGTTTGAACAGGAATCTCCAACTCTCCCCGGGCCAACGTTCCCAGAGTTTTGCCATTTTGGATCACGCGAACCGGAGCAGCGGGGACCGCCTTGAGGGTGATCAGAGCTGTTTGGGGAGTCGTTTCCTGAATCAGGTTCGGGGTAACCGTACTTGACACCGGTGTACTGTCCAAGGAAGGGGCTTCTATGTTCTGAGCCACGGAAATATAGTAACCTACAGGATCTTTGGCCAGCCCTAAGGCCATCTGAGCTAAAACCAAGAAGACAGCAGAGAGAACCACTGCCCGAATAATAACCTTCTCGAATCTAAGCAAGCCCGCCGAAGCACTGGGCCGATAGCTTTTGACACGGGGTGCGCTTCTTACGGAACGAGGAATAAACCCACTCCGTTTTTTATACTTACCAAAAAATTGCCAGCGACGCATAAACTTCACCTCATCACCAGTTTATGCAACCTTAGCGGAACTAAGACATGATTCTTATCTTAGAATGTGCAGATTCTAGGTGTTACAGAGTACTACTCATCGACTAAAGCGTGTTCCCCTGCTCCCCGGCCGGCCCGGTACCCCATAGCAAAAGCTGCCTGCAAGTTATATCCACCCGTCACTCCGTCCACATCCACTACTTCTCCGGCCCAATAAAGACCCTTGATCTTTTTGGAAGCCATGGTCTTGGGATCGATTTCTTTGACATCCACTCCTCCAGCGGTCACGATAGCCGCAGCTAAAGGCAGAGTCTCCTTGATGGTTAAAGGAAGCTCCTGCAGCAAATGGACCAGGTGCTTTCTCTCTTCTTTACTGATACTATTGACCACTTTCTCGGGGGGAATCCGGGACCATTGGATCATTAGGGGAATTAAGCTTTTGGGAAGGAGCTCATCCAGTGAGTTCTTAAATTGCTTATTTAAATATTTCTTAAAATCTCTCTGCACTCTCTGATCCAATTGCTCGGCCGTTAAGGCCGGCTTAAGGTTAAGGGTCAAGCGGACCTTTTCCCCGCGGGCCAATGCTTCTCCTGCCCAGCGGCTTAAAGTAAGAATAATAGGTCCTGAGACGCCGAAGTGAGTAAAAAGCATCTCCCCAAATTCTGTCCGCTGCTTTTTCCCGCCATACCACAACGTAGCTTCCACATTCCTTAAGGAAAGCCCTTGCACCTGTGCCACCCAATCTTCATAAGTTCTCAACGGAACAAGAGATGGCCGCAGCGGAATAACGCTAAGCCCCAATTTGTCCGCCATCTTATAGCCGTCTCCGGTGGATCCTGTGGCTGGGTAGGAACCTCCCCCTGTGCAGATGATCACAGCTTTTCCTTCAAGGACTTTCCCATTGCCTAAGCGCACCCCCCGGACCTTTCCTTCACCCAGGAGTATCTCTTCCACCGTTTGTCCGGTGGCCAGTTCCACCCCCGCATCCATAATATACTTGAGCAAGGCCTCAACAATTTGCTCGGCATCATCCGAGACAGGAAATACTCGTCCTCCACGCTCAATCTTAGTCTCAACACCATATTGGGCGAAGAAATCGCAAAGTTTTACATTATCAAATTCTCTTAATATGCCATGGAGAAAACGCCCATTGCCTGGGTAATTCTGAATAAAATCTCCCACATTCTCTGCATTGGTTAGATTGCAGCGCCCTTTACCGGAAATGGCAATTTTACGCCCGGGGCGTTCTTTCTTTTCCAGGAGCAGCACTTCAGCCCCCTTAAGGGCTGCCTGGCCCGCAGCCATAAGTCCGGCTGCTCCTGCTCCGACCACAATAACGCGTTCTTTCTTCATCATTTATCCTTTCCTGGCCCTGATGTCCTTCTTGATAAAGTTTGGAGATTATCCCATTCTTATGCTATATTAGGTTTAAATTCGATTACGGGAGGAATCACTATGGAATTGGATCAAAAAACCACTTTATTGATACAGATATCTGCTGCCGCAGCTACCAATGCCCTGGCCAGCCTTCGTTCAGCCGTTACGGATGCCAAGGCTTTAGGAGTGCCCAGTGAAACACTGCGTCAAACCATTGAGCTGGCTCTGGAAATTCAACAGCAGCCGCTTTCTCATACCAGGCATCTAACGGATCAACTCTTAAGAGAGCCCGCTAAGAAAAAGTCCTCCGGACAAAACGGTGCCGCCCCTGCTCTGCATGTGCACGGCCCTGGCTGCGGCTGCGGTCATCATCATAATTAATCCCGATTAATCCCAGCAAGCTTTCTTATAGCTTCGCTTATTCTTATCCATCACGGATAGGCAGAGAAAACACGGCTTAGCCGTGTTTTGTTTCTTTAGGGGATGAAAGTAGGGCTGAGTCCTGAAATTAAGAATTAAAGATGCTGTCACTGGAAGAAGAGGCGCAAGCGACGCACATTGGGGGCTCAGAATTATCGAATACTTGTTTGCCACAGCGGGTGCAATGCTTAGGACTTCCCTTATGGAGAAGAATTTTGCCTGTGTAGTGACGATGGGATAGCTGCTTTGGCACAAATTCCAAGGTCTTCGGGTTGCAGATAGTGACACAACGCTGACAACGGACACATTTATAAGGCTCATAGATCAGGGTTAATTCATCCCCATTTTCCCTCTTGGTAAGAGCTGCCTGGGGACAGATAGCTGCACATACTCCGCAACTGGTGCATTTATTCCCCACTTGCAAAGCAGGTATGGGCATCTTATCCTGGGGATTTGCTTCCATCCGCTTTACTAATAATTGGCGTGTACGGGGGATTGGGTAGGCTTCATCAGCAGTCAACCCAGGCAATATGGTCTCGAGCTTCTCCCAGCCTTTCTTCCTCCACCCGCTTTTTTCCCCCAGCTCCTTTTTGGGCAGGGCAGCTCTGCTTTGGGGACCAGTTCCCGGTGTTTCCGCCTCCCCTGATTGATCAGGGCTTACTTGAATGACTAGCGGGGGATGATCGGGCCAGCCCTCATGAATGGCTTTGAAGGTTTTCACGCTTGAAGCACAGGCTTTTTTATCGGGGCACTCTGCGCATTTGCCTGTATGAATCACTACTTTCTTTTCTTTGGCGGCATGCATCAGGGCCAGCCATAAATCGCCATCGATGATTCCCAGACAAGGTATCTCAAAACCCAGAGGGGCTGCCTGAGGACAATTGAGAGTAATCTCCCCATGCTCCTCAAGATAGGTGTGCAGGAGATCCGTCGAACGATCCACAAAACCATCACTGGGGCAAACGGCCATACATGCCCCACATTCGGTACACTTTTTGGCATCAATTTCACGATATTCAGAGATAGCCTGATGAGGGCAGGCCTCTATGCATAGCCGGCAAGGCTTGGCATAGGGTTTTTTAGTATTTAAACAATTCTTATGGTGATAGACCATTTGACATGTGTTGAGCATCTGCTTCACCTCTTAGGGCCACTTAATTTATTCTTTAGGTTTAGTATAAACGTTTTAACTGAGAAAAGAAAGAACAGAGCCTTTTGCGCCCTGTCCCAATACTTTCCTGTCCTAT is part of the Desulfitobacterium chlororespirans DSM 11544 genome and encodes:
- a CDS encoding L-lactate permease yields the protein MDYFQNYNPTGNVWLSTFLAALPIIVLLYLLALHPHKDKQGNKHLGIFAPYAAVTAAIVAILVAIFMMKMPVPATLAAFGYGALSGLFPIGWIIFGAIFLYNTTLITGKFEILKNSVASLSPDRRLQALLIAFSFGAFIEGASGFGTPVAVSGAIMVGLGFRPMTAAVICLIANTAPVAWGAIGTPILTLGQVTGIPAELISMQAGRQLPFFSVIVPFWLVATLVFMDKGSWKDVWEVWPATLVSGLSFAITQFAMSQAGNVMLVDIGSGIVSMVVTALFLKVWAPKNIMGHDDAHENQGAATQLNKKKIEVPKHSMKELITAWMPWVFLAIAVFLWGLGDVKKFLNGLFNPSFPVPYVHGFIHHTPPVGSADATMSAIYSWNILTMAGTGIMLAAILSNIFILRLSAAQWVQAFSMTAKRMVVPITVICSVLGLGYLTRYAGTDAILGLAFTRTGSAYPFFAAMLGWLGVFLTGSDTSSNAMFGGLQKITAEQLGLNPVLIVTANSTGGVMGKMIDAQSIVVATVACYENHQEGMAAVGPIFRAVIWHSIALAVLLSGLVWAQAYIFPWMQVHM
- the aroA gene encoding 3-phosphoshikimate 1-carboxyvinyltransferase, whose translation is MQTNNEPKGIRINPMRRIQGEIEVPGDKSISHRAALFGGMAQGETHITNFLLGQDCLSTLECLKTLGVEWERRDAEVWIRGRGFENWHEPQDILDVGNSGTTMRLMLGVLAGCPFSATLTGDSSIRSRPMARVTLPLQEMGARILGRQEGKYAPLTIQGGLLQGIQFRSPVASAQVKSAILLAGLRAEGETMVTEPFLSRDHTERMLRGFGVDLKSEGCTAKVRGGATLSGQEVSVPGDISSAAFFLVLGTLIPQGELLIKNVGMNPTRTGILDALWQMGADIQVEEEREECGEPRANLRVRPAQLHGIEIQGEMIPKLIDEVPVLAVAASFAQGETTIRDAAELRVKETDRIETVVQGLQALGGNAQELPDGLRIQGAKSLRGGAAHSHGDHRLAMAWVVAGLLAEEGISLEGIEAAAVSFPNFLELIHEISKS
- a CDS encoding prephenate dehydrogenase, encoding MEKGRETVLSGGWTGQRQPRACVIGLGLIGGSWAGALAGQGWSVCAVEHNEESLKEAKAREWIKEGWQDIPESLDVDLVILATPISLLAESFAQVVGCVPAGSLITDVGSVKIDICRAANQMNSVYFIGGHPMTGSEQQGFQAAKPDLFQSYPYVITPPPSCPQEMVEKFSQLVQGLGARIVLREAEDHDDEVALISHLPHVLSLALALTASEGNLRGKPLEIAGRSFREITRLVDSSPEMWRDILFSNAPAILRSLDIWEEKVKEIREIIAGADGEELLKVFERAQGARSQMLNRRESDANK
- the aroF gene encoding 3-deoxy-7-phosphoheptulonate synthase; this translates as MIIVLKRGAGEAEVQEINERLSQEGFKIHLSQGVEKIIIGAVGDRSRLKALDLEALPWVEKVVPILAPYKLVSREFQSGNTIIKIGDHEIGGEEIHVMAGPCSVESRAQIIETAHAVKEAGATFLRGGAFKPRTSPYAFQGLEEEGLKLLAEAREETGLLVITEVVDVRDVELVAHYADILQIGARNMQNFFLLKEVAKTNKPILLKRGPSATLEEWMMAAEYIMDGGNYQVMFCERGIRTFETYTRNTLDLSMVPALQSLSHLPVIVDPSHGTGRWNLVPAMTKAAVAAGADGIIVEVHPQPEKAVSDGKQSLTLANFAAMMEELAVLSQALGRPLKGARR
- the aroH gene encoding chorismate mutase, translated to MTRVRGIRGAITIQENSAEHIRAGTQELLQEIIKRNSLATTDIISAIFTLTKDIDAAFPATFARQLGWDRVPMICLNEIPVPGSLPMCIRVLLHVESALTQEEIHPVYLRDAVNLRRDLVE
- a CDS encoding HutP family protein; translated protein: MVAESKKIAMAAMRMAMAESREEEVHLKDGFGRHGIRTVAVDYGGEYLTAIKKIVERAIVAAKREGVIQETHGDEGAVAGATREALSQIMPKAMGLNIGGKIGIARRDEHLSVAVFFGVGLLHLDEVAVGLGHRAAPKEIKG
- a CDS encoding Na+/H+ antiporter NhaA, with translation MSTQKKTLNFLQEFSIPLILGVLIALVWANSAPENYHHFVHNEIVGHISLHFFVNDIFMVFFFAMAAIEITQSLLPGGSLNPLKRAINPLMATLGGVLGPAVVFIGLNALIGSPEFARGWGIPTATDIALAWLVARVVFGAQHAAVSFLLLLAIVDDGIGLMIIACFYPDPANPVAPIWLLLTAAGMLVAYLLRRKNVQSYWPYIVLGGMLSWAGLYLAHIHPALALVFIVPFLPHPPREEFGLFEDDPQDHSTLKTFEHEWKIFVDFGLLLFGLTNAGVEFSEINTLTWLVFTALIGGKTIGIFLMGSWATVIGFPFPKGMGYKELFVAGVVAAMGLTVALFVSGVAFMEPGLQGAAKMGALFSAVAAVIAFAAGKVLRIKKVKDNQA
- a CDS encoding NAD(P)/FAD-dependent oxidoreductase; amino-acid sequence: MKKERVIVVGAGAAGLMAAGQAALKGAEVLLLEKKERPGRKIAISGKGRCNLTNAENVGDFIQNYPGNGRFLHGILREFDNVKLCDFFAQYGVETKIERGGRVFPVSDDAEQIVEALLKYIMDAGVELATGQTVEEILLGEGKVRGVRLGNGKVLEGKAVIICTGGGSYPATGSTGDGYKMADKLGLSVIPLRPSLVPLRTYEDWVAQVQGLSLRNVEATLWYGGKKQRTEFGEMLFTHFGVSGPIILTLSRWAGEALARGEKVRLTLNLKPALTAEQLDQRVQRDFKKYLNKQFKNSLDELLPKSLIPLMIQWSRIPPEKVVNSISKEERKHLVHLLQELPLTIKETLPLAAAIVTAGGVDVKEIDPKTMASKKIKGLYWAGEVVDVDGVTGGYNLQAAFAMGYRAGRGAGEHALVDE
- a CDS encoding 4Fe-4S dicluster domain-containing protein: MLNTCQMVYHHKNCLNTKKPYAKPCRLCIEACPHQAISEYREIDAKKCTECGACMAVCPSDGFVDRSTDLLHTYLEEHGEITLNCPQAAPLGFEIPCLGIIDGDLWLALMHAAKEKKVVIHTGKCAECPDKKACASSVKTFKAIHEGWPDHPPLVIQVSPDQSGEAETPGTGPQSRAALPKKELGEKSGWRKKGWEKLETILPGLTADEAYPIPRTRQLLVKRMEANPQDKMPIPALQVGNKCTSCGVCAAICPQAALTKRENGDELTLIYEPYKCVRCQRCVTICNPKTLEFVPKQLSHRHYTGKILLHKGSPKHCTRCGKQVFDNSEPPMCVACASSSSDSIFNS